The following proteins are encoded in a genomic region of Nicotiana sylvestris chromosome 4, ASM39365v2, whole genome shotgun sequence:
- the LOC138890549 gene encoding uncharacterized protein, whose amino-acid sequence MPVLPRLEWKGSSASTSSRVISFLKARHMVEKGCSVYLAYVRDTTAESPMINSVLVAWETADVFPSDLPSMSLDRDINFCIDLTPGTQPISIPPYRMAPKEQLDKLLAKGFVRPSVSPWGAPMLFVKKKDGTMRMCIDYRQLNKATIKNNYPLPRINDLFDQLQGARVFSKIDLRSGYHQLKIRDSDVPKTAFRTRYDHYEFLVMSFGLTNALVTLMDLTNRVFRPYVDSFIIVFIDDILIYSRAGIKVDPKKIEAVQSCPRPTSVIEIRSFLGLVGYYHRFVQGFSSIASPLTRLTQKGTPFRWSDDCEASFQKLKTALTTTPLATFVQVEGSQFEASRWLELLKDYDITILYHSVKTDGQSERTFQILEDMLRACVIDFGGQWDQFLPLIEFSYNNSYQSNIEMDPFETLYGRRCRSPIRWFELGEGKLYGTDLVKDVLEKVKMIQERLRTTQSRQKSYEDQKARDVSFLVGEKVFLKVSLMKGIMRVGKKGKLSPRFIGQFEVLRRVGEVVYELDLSPSLSGVYSVFHMSMLRRYHTDLSHVLDFSTIQLEKSLGYEEEPVAIIRSPPVQDSSAVKEIVG is encoded by the exons ATGCCAGTGTTgccaaggttggagtggaagggttcctcagctagtacatctagtcgggttatctcttttctaaaggctcgacatatggtcgagaagggttgttcggtttatctagcttatgttcgggacaccaccgcagagtctccgaTGATTAATTCAGTTCTAGTAGCTTGGGAGACCGCCGATGTGTTCCCCTCTGACCTTCCTAGCATGTCGCTGGATCGTGATATTAATTTCTGTATTGACTTGactccaggtacccagcctatatctatcccaccgtaccgtatggctccgaagGAGCAGCTTGATAaattgttagcaaaggggtttgtgagaccgagtgtgtcaccttggggtgcaccaatgttgtttgtgaagaagaaggatgggactatgcggatgtgcattgattaccgccagttgaacaaggctacaatcaagaacaattaCCCGTTGCCACGCATtaatgatttgttcgaccagttgcagggtgctagggtgttctctaagatcgacttgagatcagggtaccaTCAGCTAAAGATTCGAGACTCAGatgtcccgaagactgctttccgtactagatatgaccattatgagtttctagtgatgtccttcggcttgactaatgccctagTGACATTAATGGATTTGACGAAcagggtgttcaggccttatgtTGATTCCTTtattattgtctttattgatgacatcttgatatactcac GAgcgggtattaaggtggatcccaagaagattgaggcagttcagagttgtccacgtcctacttcagtgattgagatcaggagtttcctggggttagtagGTTACTACCACCGAtttgtgcagggcttttcatccattgcatcacctctgactagactgacccagaagggtactcCTTTCCGTTGGtctgatgattgtgaggcgagcttccaaaagctcaagacagccttgactacaacaccg cttgcaacatttgttcaagtagagggatctcaatttgaggcaagtagatggcttgagttactgaaggattatgacatcaccattctttatcattcgGTAAAG ACAGATGGGCAATCGGAGCGGACATTTCAGATtctggaggacatgcttagagcatgtgtgattgactttggagggcagtgggatcagttcttgcctctgatcgagttttcttacaacaatagttatcagtccaacatcgAGATGGATCCTTTTGAgactttatatggtcggcgatgtcgttcCCCTATCCGGTGGTTTGAGCTTGGCGAGGGTAAGTTGTATGGTACAGATTTGGTGAAGGATGTCTTGGAAAAGGTAAAGATGATTCAAGAGAGACTTCGCACAacacagtctagacagaagagttatgaagatcagaaggcgcgtgatgtatcattcttggttggtgagaaggttttcTTGAAAGTATCGctgatgaagggtattatgagagtcggaaagaagggcaagttgagcccaaggtttataggccaATTTGAGgtattgaggcgagttggggaagTTGTGTATGAGCTTGATTTATCTCCCAGCCTGTCAGGGGTTTATTCAGTTTTTCACATGTCTATGCTTCGAAGGTATCACACCGACTTgtctcatgtgttagacttcagtactattcagctagaaaagagcttgggttatgaggaggagccagttgccatt ATccggagtcctcctgtacaggattcctccgctgtgaaagaaattgttggataa